One genomic region from Terriglobales bacterium encodes:
- a CDS encoding CpsB/CapC family capsule biosynthesis tyrosine phosphatase, whose amino-acid sequence MVDIHCHLLPGVDDGATSWDVSVAMCRMAEQDGIRHIVATPHANDEFSYDRNTNLRLLQELRERVAGSVRLSLGCDFHLSYENIQDAMANPERYTIEDTPYLLVELSEFAMPPGISDSLRRFLSIGISPIITHPERNLILQRTPERILKWVDLGCVVQVTASAFIGRWGKRAREVAEMLLKRRAIHVLASDAHGVDDRLPILSKARDMVARLSSEETANMLVEQNPQAIVDGEDLAWGQR is encoded by the coding sequence ATGGTAGACATTCACTGTCACCTGCTTCCGGGTGTAGACGACGGCGCCACATCCTGGGATGTCTCCGTGGCGATGTGCCGAATGGCAGAACAGGATGGCATTCGACACATCGTTGCCACTCCTCACGCGAATGACGAGTTCTCCTACGATCGGAATACGAATCTCCGGCTGCTCCAGGAGTTGCGGGAAAGAGTGGCCGGCTCGGTGCGCCTCTCCCTGGGATGCGATTTCCATCTCTCCTACGAGAACATCCAGGACGCGATGGCCAATCCCGAACGTTACACCATTGAAGACACGCCCTACCTGTTGGTGGAACTGAGCGAATTCGCGATGCCTCCGGGAATTTCCGATAGCTTGCGCCGCTTTCTCTCGATTGGAATTTCGCCCATCATCACGCATCCCGAGCGCAACCTGATCCTGCAACGCACCCCGGAAAGAATCTTGAAGTGGGTGGATTTGGGCTGTGTGGTTCAGGTTACCGCCTCAGCTTTCATCGGCCGTTGGGGGAAAAGAGCACGCGAGGTAGCGGAGATGCTGCTCAAGCGGCGCGCCATTCATGTGCTCGCCAGCGATGCTCATGGTGTTGACGATCGCCTGCCGATACTTTCGAAAGCACGTGATATGGTCGCTCGCCTGAGCAGTGAAGAAACCGCCAACATGCTGGTGGAACAAAATCCGCAGGCCATTGTTGACGGTGAAGACCTGGCCTGGGGACAAAGATAG
- a CDS encoding peptidoglycan-binding domain-containing protein, protein MLQIEGRRSRRFFMVGSVLVALVCAAAGTETSTKNPQTASKPQSKSTKSGSSKSSTSNHHSSTTHHANTSHSKSRKSKKSAKSWKKHGQHGIQSDRTHEIQEALIKQHYLSGEADGVWDVRTQDAMRRFQGDNGWQTKVLPDSRALIKLGLGPDHSGVLNPETAATSPYQPGGGERSGNPNSDTAKSPQQTKPVSQ, encoded by the coding sequence TTGCTGCAAATCGAAGGCCGGAGATCGAGGCGTTTCTTCATGGTGGGCTCGGTGCTCGTTGCCTTGGTGTGCGCTGCGGCCGGCACTGAGACCAGCACAAAAAATCCTCAGACCGCGTCAAAGCCGCAGAGTAAGTCCACTAAATCGGGAAGCAGCAAGTCCTCCACATCAAATCATCACTCCAGCACCACGCATCACGCCAACACCAGCCATTCCAAGTCACGCAAGTCGAAAAAGTCGGCAAAATCCTGGAAGAAGCACGGACAGCACGGGATTCAGTCAGACCGCACACATGAGATCCAGGAGGCACTCATCAAGCAGCATTACCTGAGTGGGGAGGCCGACGGAGTTTGGGACGTGCGTACGCAAGACGCGATGCGACGTTTCCAGGGGGATAACGGGTGGCAGACCAAGGTTCTGCCGGACTCTCGCGCTCTGATTAAGTTAGGCCTCGGTCCCGATCACTCTGGGGTGTTGAATCCCGAGACTGCGGCAACCAGTCCCTACCAACCCGGGGGTGGAGAACGCAGCGGCAATCCCAATAGCGATACGGCAAAGTCCCCTCAGCAGACTAAACCTGTTTCCCAGTAG
- a CDS encoding Do family serine endopeptidase gives MNPRASAFWAKLRSHRFGSVLMVLATLALGILIGTVISYSVKGQEKKVANSSDATPLQIPSPKQLSTAFSQIAKQLEPAVVNINTEATIKNPHRRRRSPSPGGPDEDNPFQDFFDRFFGGQGPDGQGIRQRSLGSGVIVDAKGYILTNRHVVNKADRIQVKLKDDPPGAQPHEAKVIGTDEETDLAVVKIDVSRPLPIAKLGNSDGAEVGDWVLAIGSPFALENTVTAGIISAKGRSNVVPNRQFQNFIQTDAAINPGNSGGPLVDMAGEVIGINTAILTEGQGYEGVGFALPSNLVARVYNDLIGPDHRVSRGSIGVQFQAVPNPAVTRIYGGGEGVVLSDVVANSPAAAAGLKVGDAIISVDGKPVKSGDDLVDEIAGRKPGTKVVVGYVRAGKKQETTVTVGNRSKLFAGQLGLEEEQGEEAQPQQSKLGLSVENVTKELADRFDLPSTKGVVVTEVRPGGFADDVGLSRGDVILEINKQAVNDANDFSRIQQQLKKGDDVVFLVRPARGGRNAATAFLGGTLQ, from the coding sequence ATGAACCCGCGCGCAAGCGCTTTCTGGGCAAAGCTAAGATCCCATCGTTTTGGCTCAGTTCTGATGGTTTTGGCGACCCTGGCGCTGGGAATCCTGATTGGCACCGTCATTTCATACAGTGTAAAGGGCCAAGAAAAAAAGGTCGCGAACTCGAGTGACGCGACCCCACTGCAGATCCCGTCTCCGAAGCAGCTATCAACTGCGTTTTCGCAAATTGCCAAGCAATTGGAGCCGGCGGTAGTCAACATCAATACCGAGGCGACGATCAAGAACCCGCATCGGCGACGCCGCTCTCCCTCCCCGGGGGGGCCGGACGAGGACAACCCCTTCCAGGACTTCTTTGACCGCTTCTTCGGAGGACAGGGCCCGGACGGCCAGGGGATCAGGCAGCGTTCCTTAGGTTCCGGTGTAATCGTAGACGCGAAGGGGTACATCCTCACCAACCGCCACGTTGTGAACAAAGCGGACCGCATCCAGGTGAAATTGAAAGATGATCCGCCTGGAGCCCAACCGCATGAGGCCAAGGTGATCGGCACGGACGAAGAGACGGATTTAGCCGTAGTCAAGATCGATGTGAGCCGCCCTCTGCCCATTGCCAAATTAGGAAACTCCGATGGTGCAGAAGTAGGCGATTGGGTGCTTGCCATCGGCAGTCCCTTCGCGCTGGAGAACACGGTGACGGCGGGTATCATCTCCGCGAAAGGCCGCAGCAATGTGGTTCCCAATCGGCAATTTCAAAATTTCATTCAGACCGATGCGGCGATCAATCCGGGAAACTCCGGTGGCCCACTGGTCGATATGGCGGGCGAAGTCATAGGGATCAACACCGCAATTCTGACCGAAGGCCAGGGCTATGAGGGTGTGGGATTCGCGTTGCCTTCGAATCTGGTGGCGAGGGTTTATAACGACCTGATCGGACCCGACCACAGGGTATCCCGCGGATCCATCGGCGTGCAGTTCCAGGCGGTTCCTAACCCAGCGGTTACCCGCATCTATGGCGGAGGCGAAGGAGTTGTGCTTTCTGACGTCGTGGCCAACAGTCCGGCTGCGGCCGCAGGCTTGAAGGTTGGTGACGCCATCATCTCTGTAGACGGCAAGCCCGTAAAGTCCGGCGACGACCTGGTGGATGAGATTGCCGGCCGCAAACCCGGCACCAAAGTTGTGGTTGGATACGTGCGCGCGGGCAAAAAGCAGGAGACCACGGTTACCGTAGGCAATCGCAGCAAGCTTTTCGCCGGCCAGTTGGGTCTTGAAGAGGAACAAGGCGAAGAGGCTCAGCCTCAGCAGAGTAAGCTGGGTTTGAGCGTAGAAAACGTGACCAAGGAACTGGCTGATCGCTTCGACCTGCCTTCCACCAAAGGGGTGGTAGTGACGGAAGTACGTCCCGGTGGCTTTGCCGATGATGTTGGCTTATCGCGCGGCGATGTGATTTTAGAGATCAACAAACAGGCGGTGAATGACGCCAACGACTTCAGTCGCATTCAGCAGCAACTGAAGAAGGGGGATGACGTGGTGTTTCTGGTGCGTCCGGCGCGGGGTGGACGCAATGCTGCAACCGCGTTTCTGGGAGGGACCCTTCAGTAA